One Cryptococcus neoformans var. grubii H99 chromosome 3, complete sequence genomic region harbors:
- a CDS encoding bud emergence protein 1, which yields MKSLRRSLNNEKNSGSPQPSPPLPISYSGNPHALGRPAEKVAPPQKVIKALTSHQSTNPQELSYSKGDFWYVTGERDVWFEALNPLTGSRGLVPKIDFEEFVKGGRHPGGQRSVDHGSVRPNTPSHSSVSQKDVRKAGPIFSPPASADEARTQKNPVYAIVQYDFRAERPDELEAKKGEPIVIMAQSNHEWFVAKPIGRLGGPGLIPVAFVEVRDPKTGQLIEIEPNSIPMVEEWKKKTAEYKAAAIPLGKLDIAPGQGVTNSPYAPAQTTRTSDSYSSMSRTGSVSTTLINPPSGASSSSTTPAPTERSSKQPPYVPVKNEMLPLGDLMSMSVPSFHQENGVYWFRLQVTFVPDDLTASAYTFGLYRSYEDFYDFQIALLDTFPVEAGRSGSADGRSTPERILPYMPGPVDYEIDDELTEYRREELDVYVKELLDLKSKGAGFILRHELFRAFFATRHGDHFEKVSRQDALGELEEQLADVRLEDYGAPTNGMRSQSVTSRHSQSPNQYRHSPQAYQKHTVSKSMSSRGASPLPPINTNPHHSSRPDSSAYSASGRQSAAAHYVSGGPSTANTSSSWGMGAGGPPSTSTSATTPGTAPQSGPPPYIKIKIYDRATDDLIAIRVHLAVTFAELSDKVRARLGPGVTMLRYRVSMDSGEGYRELMDDKDLKNWLRAEGQKLVLYAEQ from the exons ATGAAATCTCTCAGGCGCTCTTTAAACAATGAAAAAAACAGCGGTTCCCCTCAACCTTCGCCCCCGCTACCGATCTCTTACTCCGGGAATCCTCATGCGCTCGGCAGACCAGCTGAAAAAGTAGCACCTCCTCAAAAAGTGATTAAAGCGCTCACCTCCCATCAAAGCACGAATCCACAAGAGCTGAGCTACAGCAAGGGCGATTTCTGGTATGTGAcgggagaaagagatgtcTGGTTCGAGGCGTTGA ATCCACTCACTGGATCCAGGGGATTGGTGCCCAAGATTGATTTTGAGGAGTTTGTAAAGGGCGGTAGGCATCCGGGGGGGCAAAGATCGGTCGATCATGGAAG TGTTAGACCAAACACGCCGTCCCATAGCTCCGTGTCTCAAAAAGATGTACGAAAAGCGGGTCCAATATTCTCGCCGCCTGCTTCTGCCGACGAAGCCCGGACACAGAAAAACCC AGTGTACGCGATTGTGCAGTACGACTTTCGAGCTGAAAGACCAGACGAGTTGGAAGCCAAGAAAGGAGAACCCATTGTCATCATGGCCCAGAGCAATCATGAATG GTTCGTTGCAAAACCTATCGGGCGTCTCGGTGGCCCAGGGTTGATCCCTGTTGCCTTCGTAGAGGTTAGAGATCCTAAAACGGGGCAGCTTATTGAGATTGAGCCAAACTCGATCCCCatggtggaagaatggaagaagaaaactgCAGAGTACAAGGCTGCGGCTATACCTCTCGGGAAACTTGACATAGCTCCTGGGCAGGGTGTCACCAACTCACCTTACGCTCCGGCACAAACCACCCGGACCTCCGACTCTTATAGTTCGATGTCTCGTACAGGATCTGTGTCAACTACTTTGATCAACCCTCCCAGTGGGGCATCGTCGTCTTCTACCACCCCTGCGCCCACTGAAAGGTCCTCAAAGCAACCCCCTTATGTCCCTGTGAAGAACGAAATGTTACCTCTCGGCGACTTGATGTCTATGTCTGTTCCCTCGTTTCACCAGGAGAATGGCGTATATTGGTTCCGCCTTCAGGTCACTTTTGTCCCCGATGATCTTACCGCTTCTGCTTATACGTTCGGTCTTTATCGATCATACGAAGACTTCTACGACTTTCAGATTGCTCTTCTCGATACATTCCCCGTCGAAGCTGGTCGATCCGGTTCCGCTGACGGTCGCTCTACGCCGGAGCGTATTTTGCCGTATATGCCCGGCCCAGTGGATTACGAGATTGATGACGAATTAACTGAATACCGAAGGGAAGAGTTAGATGTGTACGTCAAAGAGCTGCTTGATCTGAAGTCCAAGGGTGCCGGCTTTATCCTTCGGCATGAATTGTTTAGGGCATTCTTTGCTACTCGACATGGTGATCACTTTGAGAAGGTGTCGAGACAAGATGCTTTGGGAGAGCTAGAAGAGCAGTTGGCAGATGTCAGACTGGAAGACTATGGCGCCCCCACAAACGGGATGAGATCTCAATCTGTCACATCACGACACTCTCAGTCCCCCAATCAATACCGCCATTCTCCACAAGCTTACCAAAAGCACACTGTATCGAAGAGCATGTCATCACGTGGCGCATCACCTCTTCCGCCCATTAATACAAACCCTCATCATTCGTCGAGACCTGACTCATCGGCTTACTCCGCATCTGGCAGGCAGTCCGCCGCGGCGCATTATGTCTCCGGGGGTCCTTCCACCGCCAACACATCGTCGTCATGGGGTATGGGTGCTGGAGGTCCTCCTTCAACTTCCACGAGCGCCACTACGCCCGGTACTGCACCCCAATCTGGTCCGCCGCCGTATATAAAGATAAAAATTTATGATAGGGCTACTGATGACCTGATCGCCATACGAGTACATTTAGCTGTGACGTTCGCCGAGTTATCTGACAAAGTGCGAGCGAGACTAGGACCAGGGGTTACAATGTTGAGATATAGGGTATCGATGGATAGCGGAGAAGGTTATAGGGAGCTGATGGATGATAAGGATTTGAAAAATTGGTTGAGAGCTGAGGGCCAAAAGTTGGTCCTATATGCCGAGCAATGA